Proteins encoded within one genomic window of Trichoderma asperellum chromosome 2, complete sequence:
- a CDS encoding uncharacterized protein (EggNog:ENOG41), with translation MDLTPAIHPNHQKLIDRAREFFTEVEDLTPGKDLEAKLNRDYGPGNPYYDDFCFLIRQALANNEGWVATDEIDGSKYRRTRISTPSESNRFFSITTVYMESDKEYRGQYHLHPYGEINCVVQLDSSAELKGMSGWQGAGWTSPGPGTHHYPEVRGGALVALFFLPAGRISYKLVKPGDPQPIAI, from the exons ATGGATCTAACTCCCGCCATTCATCCTAATCACCAGAAGCTCATTGATCGCGCTAGAGAATTCTTTACTGAAGTCGAAGACTT AACACCAGGCAAAGACCTTGAAGCCAAGCTGAACCGAGACTATGGCCCTGGGAATCCATACTACGACGATTTCTGTTTCTTGATACGACAAGCTCTTGCAAATAACGAGGGTTGGGTTGCAACTGATGAGATAGATGGCTCAAAGTACCGCCGTACCAGAATTAGCACTCCGTCTGAGTCGAACCGCTTCTTCAGCATTACGACCGTTTACATGGAAAGCGATAAAGAATACCGGGGCCAATATCACCTTCATCCTTACGGAGAAATCAATTGTGTCGTCCAATTAGATTCATCGGCCGAGCTAAAGGGAATGTCAGGGTGGCAAGGCGCTGGCTGGACGTCTCCAGGGCCCGGTACTCATCATTATCCTGAGGTCCGCGGAGGCGCTCTGGTAGCACTTTTTTTCCTACCGGCCGGCCGGATATCGTACAAATTGGTAAAGCCGGGAGATCCGCAGCCAATAGCTATTTAA
- a CDS encoding uncharacterized protein (EggNog:ENOG41): protein MTSIAPFYHDTTSYDVMNRFKDQAKGKTYVISGPSAGSLGAAASRGLILDSPKRVILVGRSQSKIQPVIDELTVEYSSVHISYIRVDLADNQAVYKGAQEIKSLTDEIHGLINSAGIMAPAKYHTSKDGIEMQFASNHVEHFLLTNLLMPDIKKAQGVVTNVASGAYQVADPDFEDNNFNDGKTYNPWVAYGRSKCANIAFTVALAKRLIGSGCAAFSVNPGYVEDTPLQKNSGITSTDMAAGFNLAAQRGVVATEISPRTIEQSAATMILSVLDTKLREYSGAYLEYCQVGKPKEYATRVEIAEQLWMISESLVGEKF from the exons ATGACTTCAATCGCACCTTTTTACCACGACACAACGTCCTATGATGTGATGAACCGATTCAAAGATCAAGCTAAAGGCAAGACTT ATGTTATTAGTGGTCCTAGCGCAGGTAGcctcggtgctgctgcttctcgcgGTCTTATCCTCGACTCTCCCAAGCGTGTTATACTCGTTGGTCGATCGCAATCGAAGATCCAACCGGTTATTGATGAGCTCACTGTTGAATATTCATCAGTCCACATTTCGTATATTCGCGTTGACTTAGCCGACAACCAAGCAGTGTATAAAGGTGCACAAGAAATCAAATCTCTCACAGATGAAATCCATGGGTTGATTAATAGTGCTGGCATTATGGCTCCAGCAAAATATCATACATCAAAGGATGGCATTGAGATGCAATTTGCATCTAACCACGTTGAGCATTTCTTATTAACGAATTTACTCATGCCCGATATTAAGAAGGCACAGGGTGTTGTAACCAATGTCGCTAGTGGTGCTTACCAGGTTGCCGACCCAGACTTCGAAGATAATAATTTCAAT GACGGCAAAACATACAATCCATGGGTGGCTTATGGTAGATCCAAATGCGCCAATATTGCCTTTACTGTTGCGCTTGCAAAACGGCTTATTGGATCCGGCTGCGCTGCCTTCTCTGTCAATCCAGGCT acGTCGAGGATACTCCTCTGCAGAAGAATTCCGGCATCACTTCTACCGATATGGCGGCAGGCTTTAACCTTGCGGCCCAGAGAG gCGTAGTCGCAACTGAAATATCTCCGAGAACTATCGAGCAAAGCGCAGCAACGATGATTTTATCCGTCCTAGACACGAAACTTCGGG AGTATTCTGGAGCATACCTTGAGTATTGCCAAGTCGGTAAACCTAAGGAATACGCTACGAGGGTGGAAATTGCTGAGCAGCTGTGGATGATAAGCGAGAGTCTTGTTGGAGAGAAATTCTAA
- a CDS encoding uncharacterized protein (EggNog:ENOG41~antiSMASH:Cluster_2.1) has translation MPTTTILTYELSGVKFDSHIVNELLAHFQQYYSDHVPFIDIEKSATSIYQASDVLFWALLLISARNHPLFNRQFPQLQSAFHRLLSEYVVRTIDCTYTIQALLLLCTWPMPVARQCDDPSWNYCNLAVSAVQQIGIHEPIHTEGKRSAQSIGYLKSWIGCFVISTELATDYGFPPPMSLVTGRLPIVKSYTQSHFSDEFWARCELQQHSIRVFTTLYDNSSTKQLQMSLVGLLERDLDSLGANIKTRVSQRYHIDFLAAKLRLCSIPSLTLISKEVETSNTQEWAAWYRGFHVAIQLTTIYTSLRSCYPQRPAEELLSHELQVHGAETVHYPKHFFRVLCISGMYLAKFLAVGCDTQPQERTLARNKIKEVYENFLAWSKEELDEPFRTARMIGLLSRHAEDKISSEYFSNDSGDPSATIVDDSLRIAKKIRERTAATQADTDKPEGQPRLPRPDAISSEWSDWLPNTYDDLFAFLASPSNNYFDEPWI, from the exons ATGCCAACTACCACCATCTTGACCTATGAGCTTAGCGGTGTGAAATTCGACTCTCATATTGTCAACGAGCTTCTAGCGCA CTTTCAACAATATTATTCTGATCACGTCCCGTTTATAGACATTGAGAAATCCGCGACTTCTATTTATCAAGCAAGTGATGTCCTTTTCTGGGCACTTCTGTTAATATCAGCACGGAATCACCCCCTTTTCAATCGACAATTCCCACAGCTGCAATCTGCTTTTCACAGACTACTCTCCGAATACGTAGTTCGAACAATCGATTGTACATATACAATTCAAGCACTATTACTGCTCTGTACCTGGCCGATGCCCGTTGCAAGACAGTGTGACGATCCAAGTTGGAATTACTGCAACCTTGCTGTTTCAGCCGTGCAGCAAATAGGCATCCACGAGCCTATTCATACCGAAGGCAAAAGATCCGCTCAGTCAATTGGTTATTTAAAATCATGGATAGGTTGTTTCGTTATCAGTACAGA GTTAGCAACCGATTATGGTTTTCCACCACCGATGAGTCTCGTCACTGGGCGTTTACCAATTGTCAAATCATACACTCAGTCTCATTTTTCTGATGAATTTTGGGCGCGATGCGAGTTACAGCAACATTCCATTCGGGTCTTCACGACTCTGTATGATAATTCCTCTACGAAACAGTTGCAGATGTCCCTGGTGGGCCTTCTTGAGCGCGATCTAGATTCTTTAGGAGCCAATATTAAAACCCGAGTTTCTCAGCGATACCATATCGACTTCTTGGCTGCAAAACTGCGCCTATGTTCTATACCTTCATTGACGTTAATTTCGAAAGAGGTGGAAACATCAAATACACAGGAGTGGGCAGCTTGGTACAGAGGCTTTCACGTGGCCATACAGCTTACAACCATTTATACATCTTTACGTTCATGCTATCCACAGCGTCCAGCGGAAGAGCTATTGTCTCACGAGCTCCAAGTGCATGGAGCTGAAACAGTGCATTACCCAAAACACTTTTTCCGCGTTTTATGCATCTCTGGGATGTATTTGGCAAAATTTCTCGCTGTTGGTTGTGATACTCAGCCCCAAGAGCGAACCTTGGCCCGTAATAAGATAAAAGAAGTGTACGAGAACTTTTTGGCCTGGTCGAAAGAGGAATTAGACGAGCCCTTTCGAACTGCAAGGATGATTGGACTTTTATCTCGACATGCAGAGGACAAAATTTCATCGGAATATTTTAGTAACGATAGCGGGGATCCAAGTGCTACCATAGTTGACGATAGCCTAAGAATTGCAAAGAAAATCCGTGAGCGAACAGCTGCCACCCAGGCGGACACTG ACAAGCCAGAAGGCCAGCCTAGGCTTCCTAGACCTGACGCTATATCATCTGAGTGGAGTGATTGGCTTCCTAATACATATGACGACCTGTTCGCATTTCTAGCCTCGCCTTCAAACAACTACTTTGATGAACCATGGATATAG
- a CDS encoding uncharacterized protein (EggNog:ENOG41~antiSMASH:Cluster_2.1), with product MASNANVGNGLEPLCRIITPIGMLGYGFDEFEIKYALESSIQSGIPAAIILDSGSTDSGPAKLALGTMTCPRASYERDLRKLVATIIKYRFPVLIGSAGGDGSNAHVKELVDIVKEILASSEYNSTQLKVIAIYSDIDCDLVLERLEAGGISGCGPCVPHLTAEDVKASKTIVGQMGPEPYIRAMASHPDFDIIIGGRSYDPAPYVAFSAYHAFNQRHGQILSLDSRTLGGFTHMGKIMECGGLCATPKSPSCQATIYRDGTFDVRPLMPGALCSPTTVAAHTLYEKSRPDRLYGPGGYIDLSASTYTTLSDKCSVRVTGTTFHSSKGSGDCYTVKLESAKIIGYRTMFMGSFIDPILISQLHSLLHGVKSYVTQQHSHISEKWEIGFHTYGYDEANKTAYMGNIFVVAEAVAETQATATSIASTARVACIHGPYEGQKATSGNFGFGLGGKGEIEAGPCAEFSIYHLMELEEEEEDAFEINQQDKRAKKHLFSFEALLIGVGDRVQRCSSRLHNNFTSTPGDMFPQLTPDDAWPNTAEVPFILPHTVGEAAKVIRSKNAGPYEITFDIIFNNKETYDYVRNTGLLQTDLIAKLYNLSVDDIVYCGFFDQALAFKATIPRTRNGKPVASGGFMEDDVHGSQRYLPLMNLRLDIMG from the exons ATGGCATCTAACGCGAATGTCGGCAATGGGTTGGAGCCCCTCTGTCGCATCATTACTCCTATTGGCATGCTAGGGTATGGCTTCGACGAATTTGAGATCAAATATGCTCTGGAATCTTCAATTCAGAGCGGAATACCCGCGGCAATTATTTTGGATTCTGGCTCCACTGACTCTGGACCTGCAAAGCTGGCTCTCGGAACTATGACTTGTCCGCGTGCATCTTACGAAAGAGATCTGCGAAAACTTGTCGCTACGATAATAAAATATCGCTTTCCGGTGCTCATTGGATCAGCAGGAGGGGATGGAAGTAATGCCCACGTTAAGGAGCTTGTGGATATCGTGAAAGAAATATTAGCGTCGTCTGAATACAA CTCTACTCAGTTAAAGGTTATAGCAATATATAGTGACATCGACTGCGATCTTGTGCTAGAACGTCTTGAGGCGGGAGGCATCTCTGGGTGTGGTCCCTGTGTTCCTCATTTGACAGCCGAAGATGTAAAGGCCTCGAAGACTATTGTTGGACAAATGGGTCCGGAGCCTTACATACGAGCCATGGCTTCTCATCCAGATTTCGACATCATTATCGGTGGCCGGTCCTACGATCCAGCGCCATACGTTGCTTTCAGCGCTTATCATGCATTTAATCAACGTCATGGTCAAATACTTTCCCTGGATAGTCGCACATTAGGAGGATTCACTCATATGGGCAAGATAATGGAATGCGGTGGCCTATGTGCTACGCCTAAAAGCCCTTCTTGCCAGGCGACCATCTACCGAGATGGTACTTTTGATGTGAGACCCCTTATGCCCGGTGCTCTTTGCAGTCCTACTACCGTCGCAGCGCACACATTATATGAAAAATCCCGTCCAGATCGACTTTATGGGCCTGGTGGATATATTGATTTGTCTGCTTCCACATATACGACATTATCCGATAAATGCTCAGTCAGGGTTACTGGGACCACCTTTCACTCCTCGAAAGGCAGTGGCGACTGCTATACAGTGAAATTGGAAAGTGCTAAAATTATTGGATATCGAACTATGTTCATGGGTTCTTTCATTGATCCTATTCTTATTTCTCAGTTACATTCGCTTTTACATGGAGTGAAGAGCTATGTAACTCAGCAGCATTCCCATATCTCAGAAAAATGGGAGATTGGGTTCCATACGTATGGATATGACGAGGCAAATAAAACCGCTTATATGGGTAATATTTTTGTAGTTGCTGAAGCAGTCGCCGAGACacaagcaacagcaaccaGCATTGCTTCCACTGCGAGGGTTGCATGCATTCATGGACCATATGAAGGGCAGAAAGCAACGAGTGGCAATTTTGGTTTTGGATTGGGGGGGAAGGGGGAAATTGAGGCAGGTCCATGCGCGGAATTTTCGATTTATCATTTAATGGAActagaagaggaggaggaagatgccTTTGAAATCAATCAACAGGATAAGAGAGCGAAGAAACACCTATTTTCCTTTGAGGCTTTACTTATCGGAGTGGGAGATCGTGTCCAGCGCTGCTCTTCACGTCTGCATAATAACTTCACTTCAACTCCGGGGGATATGTTTCCGCAGCTTACCCCAGACGATGCGTGGCCAAACACGGCTGAGGTTCCTTTCATTCTTCCCCATACAGTCGGCGAAGCAGCAAAGGTCATAAGGTCAAAAAACGCTGGTCCATACGAAATTACATTTGACATAATCTTCAACAACAAGGAAACTTACGACTATGTCAGAAATACCGGCCTTCTTCAAACTGACTTAATTGCAAAGTTGTACAATCTCTCCGTTGATGACATTGTATATTGTGGGTTTTTCGACCAGGCTCTAGCATTCAAAGCCACGATTCCCCGCACCCGCAATGGAAAACCTGTTGCATCCGGCGGCTTCATGGAAGATGATGTTCATGGGTCACAGAGATATTTACCTCTTATGAATCTAAGACTAGACATTATGGGATAA
- a CDS encoding uncharacterized protein (EggNog:ENOG41~antiSMASH:Cluster_2.1), which yields MPGTRRASRTSMACTTCRQVKVCFSKHAFNIGEPQFFLLTALLRQLRCDAQQRFPAPCSRCERQVKACIFDPRFKRQIVRGALEKAIEEKEELKRLIDSYKNSSAADSASSTTAFQSQETDSAKHTVPHTPLPIETRMPTTTILTYELSGVKFDSHIVNELLAHFQQYYSDHVPFIDIEKSATSIYQASDVLFWALLLISARNHPLFNRQFPQLQSAFHRLLSEYVVRTIDCTYTIQALLLLCTWPMPVARQCDDPSWNYCNLAVSAVQQIGIHEPIHTEGKRSAQSIGYLKSWIGCFVISTELATDYGFPPPMSLVTGRLPIVKSYTQSHFSDEFWARCELQQHSIRVFTTLYDNSSTKQLQMSLVGLLERDLDSLGANIKTRVSQRYHIDFLAAKLRLCSIPSLTLISKEVETSNTQEWAAWYRGFHVAIQLTTIYTSLRSCYPQRPAEELLSHELQVHGAETVHYPKHFFRVLCISGMYLAKFLAVGCDTQPQERTLARNKIKEVYENFLAWSKEELDEPFRTARMIGLLSRHAEDKISSEYFSNDSGDPSATIVDDSLRIAKKIRERTAATQADTDKPEGQPRLPRPDAISSEWSDWLPNTYDDLFAFLASPSNNYFDEPWI from the exons ATGCCGGGCACCAGGCGAGCTTCGCGCACTTCCATGGCATGCACAACGTGCCGGCAGGTTAAGGTATGCTTTTCTAAGCACGCCTTTAATATCGGGGAGCCACAATTCTTTTTACTAACTGCATTACTCCGTCAgctgcgatgcgatgcaCAGCAGCGGTTCCCAGCTCCTTGTTCTAGATGTGAGAGGCAAGTAAAAGCATGCATTTTTGATCCAAGATTCAAGAGACAAATCGTTAGAGG GGCTTTAGAAAAGGCGatcgaagaaaaagaagagcttaAGAGGCTCATAGATTCATACAAAAATTCTTCTGCGGCCGATAGTGCCAGCTCAACGACTGCATTCCAAAGCCAGGAAACAGATAGCGCGAAACATACAGTACCTCATACCCCCTTGCCTATCGAAACCCGCATGCCAACTACCACCATCTTGACCTATGAGCTTAGCGGTGTGAAATTCGACTCTCATATTGTCAACGAGCTTCTAGCGCA CTTTCAACAATATTATTCTGATCACGTCCCGTTTATAGACATTGAGAAATCCGCGACTTCTATTTATCAAGCAAGTGATGTCCTTTTCTGGGCACTTCTGTTAATATCAGCACGGAATCACCCCCTTTTCAATCGACAATTCCCACAGCTGCAATCTGCTTTTCACAGACTACTCTCCGAATACGTAGTTCGAACAATCGATTGTACATATACAATTCAAGCACTATTACTGCTCTGTACCTGGCCGATGCCCGTTGCAAGACAGTGTGACGATCCAAGTTGGAATTACTGCAACCTTGCTGTTTCAGCCGTGCAGCAAATAGGCATCCACGAGCCTATTCATACCGAAGGCAAAAGATCCGCTCAGTCAATTGGTTATTTAAAATCATGGATAGGTTGTTTCGTTATCAGTACAGA GTTAGCAACCGATTATGGTTTTCCACCACCGATGAGTCTCGTCACTGGGCGTTTACCAATTGTCAAATCATACACTCAGTCTCATTTTTCTGATGAATTTTGGGCGCGATGCGAGTTACAGCAACATTCCATTCGGGTCTTCACGACTCTGTATGATAATTCCTCTACGAAACAGTTGCAGATGTCCCTGGTGGGCCTTCTTGAGCGCGATCTAGATTCTTTAGGAGCCAATATTAAAACCCGAGTTTCTCAGCGATACCATATCGACTTCTTGGCTGCAAAACTGCGCCTATGTTCTATACCTTCATTGACGTTAATTTCGAAAGAGGTGGAAACATCAAATACACAGGAGTGGGCAGCTTGGTACAGAGGCTTTCACGTGGCCATACAGCTTACAACCATTTATACATCTTTACGTTCATGCTATCCACAGCGTCCAGCGGAAGAGCTATTGTCTCACGAGCTCCAAGTGCATGGAGCTGAAACAGTGCATTACCCAAAACACTTTTTCCGCGTTTTATGCATCTCTGGGATGTATTTGGCAAAATTTCTCGCTGTTGGTTGTGATACTCAGCCCCAAGAGCGAACCTTGGCCCGTAATAAGATAAAAGAAGTGTACGAGAACTTTTTGGCCTGGTCGAAAGAGGAATTAGACGAGCCCTTTCGAACTGCAAGGATGATTGGACTTTTATCTCGACATGCAGAGGACAAAATTTCATCGGAATATTTTAGTAACGATAGCGGGGATCCAAGTGCTACCATAGTTGACGATAGCCTAAGAATTGCAAAGAAAATCCGTGAGCGAACAGCTGCCACCCAGGCGGACACTG ACAAGCCAGAAGGCCAGCCTAGGCTTCCTAGACCTGACGCTATATCATCTGAGTGGAGTGATTGGCTTCCTAATACATATGACGACCTGTTCGCATTTCTAGCCTCGCCTTCAAACAACTACTTTGATGAACCATGGATATAG
- a CDS encoding uncharacterized protein (EggNog:ENOG41~TransMembrane:10 (i58-76o88-110i130-151o166-186i198-216o228-252i264-285o305-333i345-364o376-400i)), giving the protein MPPQCSNSPSNSPLDSPLNPQPKKDGKDDWETGQSRAPEQRLCTPGYICPVRERMKHFTWAWFAVTISTGVLGLLFKNTPHRFRGLDTIGKVAFITAIVMFVLSIATITYRFVKTPRGLRTSLVHPTESLFFPAFLLSIAIILANSAIYGIPACGSWLPVALRVCFWIYAALALLSAVIQYTVVFNGAKLSIKSMSPLWTFPIFPTLLTGVLASTIAPSQPPSQRLPILVAGVTYLGLGFSVAFVLYSLYLYRLTQEGFPAPPMRPGMFIAVGPPGFTATGLIGLSRSIPADYAYFARNPAAVDILQVMALWIGIWIWAVAFWFFSFSAIALTMGILEHRIRFSMAWWALVFPNTAFTLATSLIGEELDSEGIKGVASAMTILIVLGWFVVAFSHIRALVHSKVLWPGRDEDFGHYHPDKSGSHRV; this is encoded by the coding sequence ATGCCCCCTCAGTGCTCGAACTCACCCTCGAACTCGCCTTTAGATTCACCCTTGAACCCTCAGCCAAAGAAAGATGGCAAGGATGACTGGGAGACGGGCCAGTCTCGGGCGCCAGAACAACGCCTTTGTACTCCGGGGTATATATGCCCAGTTCGCGAGCGCATGAAACATTTTACCTGGGCTTGGTTTGCGGTCACAATTAGCACTGGGGTTCTCGGTCTTCTCTTTAAGAATACTCCTCACCGTTTTAGGGGACTCGACACTATTGGCAAGGTCGCATTCATCACGGCCATCGTCATGTTTGTCCTTTCCATCGCTACGATTACCTACCGCTTCGTCAAGACGCCTCGGGGACTGAGAACGAGCCTAGTACATCCGACAGAAAGTCTGTTCTTTCCGGCGTTTTTGCTGAGCATTGCTATTATCCTCGCTAACTCAGCTATCTACGGCATTCCAGCATGCGGCTCTTGGCTACCTGTAGCCCTTCGAGTGTGCTTCTGGATCTACGCAGCCTTGGCTCTATTGTCGGCCGTAATTCAGTACACTGTGGTGTTCAACGGTGCCAAGCTCTCCATCAAGTCTATGAGCCCCCTTTGGACTTTTCCTATCTTCCCTACGTTGTTGACAGGAGTTTTGGCATCCACAATCGCGCCTTCGCAACCACCCTCGCAACGGCTACCCATTCTCGTTGCAGGAGTTACTTATCTAGGCCTAGGTTTCAGCGTCGCTTTTGTGCTGTACTCGCTGTACCTATACCGGCTCACGCAGGAGGGGTTCCCAGCTCCGCCTATGCGACCGGGCATGTTCATCGCTGTCGGCCCCCCGGGATTCACAGCAACGGGCCTGATTGGTCTTTCTAGATCCATCCCGGCAGACTACGCCTATTTCGCCAGAAATCCTGCCGCAGTGGACATTTTGCAGGTGATGGCGCTGTGGATCGGCATATGGATATGGGCCGTGGCCTTCTGGTTTTTCTCATTTAGCGCCATTGCACTCACTATGGGTATCCTTGAGCACCGCATCCGCTTCTCCATGGCCTGGTGGGCACTCGTTTTCCCCAACACGGCCTTTACTCTTGCTACGAGTCTTATCGGAGAAGAACTCGATAGCGAGGGAATCAAGGGTGTGGCAAGCGCAATGACAATCTTGATTGTTCTTGGGTGGTTCGTGGTGGCGTTTTCACACATCCGTGCTCTGGTACATAGTAAGGTTCTATGGCCCGGCCGAGATGAGGATTTCGGACACTATCACCCTGATAAAAGTGGAAGCCATCGagtatag
- a CDS encoding uncharacterized protein (EggNog:ENOG41) produces the protein MEPAKNIDDLQSINNKTLGTNANAFPIVTLPNGQKVPTGTVGALLVNIKTYDASEETQRRQIEPALRAAIPTLQQVGMFDLFKPEEWIKGGSPGRAFVGKAAMESDGETGA, from the coding sequence ATGGAGCCAGCTAAGAACATCGACGATTTACAAAGCATCAACAATAAAACGCTTGGTACGAATGCAAATGCGTTTCCAATAGTAACGCTTCCAAATGGACAGAAAGTTCCGACAGGCACTGTAGGAGCGTTACTTGtgaatattaaaacttatgACGCAAGCGAAGAAACCCAGAGAAGGCAAATAGAGCCAGCACTACGAGCAGCCATACCCACATTACAACAGGTTGGCATGTTCGATCTCTTTAAACCTGAGGAGTGGATTAAAGGTGGAAGTCCTGGAAGGGCTTTTGTTGGAAAAGCAGCAATGGAAAGTGATGGCGAGACTGGGGCTTGA
- a CDS encoding uncharacterized protein (EggNog:ENOG41~TransMembrane:2 (o448-466i520-544o)), translated as MPPIRVSEGRRRVAKACILCQTDKKKCDGLCPCGQCIKRERSTSCAYSSHKRLYGRQRRWPKDVDMTIPVPTQNDVVEAENSPFGRTNLESRRPPGHGHDERNSPVGKYIVIPKLPNTMRDTKGREMYLGDCAALSFLQNIQELIQGEQELANAAKDLSSLSVLEEVESTDSESVLAYSNANLSDLEALTCGILDIMDRSTIDDLLSRWISGNISVTSSSAALLYLVLAYAAQVRSESAQDTHRSQSFFYHGRRIALIELTEYPTMETAQAFTLISLYMLGCCRRDGAYLNLGIAISAAKSLGYHRPEAAFSQCEEDKRLRKRIWRTLCYHDLFFCAMMGRAPLTSDTDSSEERDTQRPDPSHPDKCQQLGLYESARAFSILKQTVLEIYTKHSAPLQLLQNLSRQLREMGTELPIELRSINPSAFPEHKCPKTRQLIIRNASVACSYYFSMMLLTRPFLIACIRAKYDKSPGAPQSCEQRASHEDSSKADTSIIFGAMTSYDTALKAIRLLHELYLSGILYNNMPLVVAWVFVSALTVCAAYFGRLGDATECELAIYKASEVLQHFMGHSPQAKQYDLILKRLSRVALGCISASGNQLRSNEGLFWSDLFRLTPAHLYHFKDEEEFLGLSAGIQNGLALPEGSCPVASISSPPQCATRLHPHLDDIFYFPDGAYKDFSNYILMAEGLLLEQENSFF; from the exons ATGCCACCTATAAGAGTATCAGAAGGCCGAAGACGAGTTGCGAAAGCCTGCATCCTTTGTCAGACTGACAAGAAAAAGTGCGATGGCCTCTGTCCCTGTGGGCAGTGTATCAAGCGCGAGCGATCTACCTCGTGTGCTTATTCATCTCACAAACGCCTATACGGACGTCAGCGGCGATGGCCAAAGGATGTAGATATGACCATTCCTGTGCCTACCCAGAATGATGTGGTAGAGGCAGAAAACTCACCTTTTGGGCGTACCAACTTGGAAAGCCGGCGGCCCCCCGGGCATGGCCATGACGAGCGAAATAGTCCAGTGGGCAAATATATCGTGATCCCAAAGCTTCCCAACACCATGCGTGATACGAAAGGACGAGAAA TGTATCTTGGAGACTGCGCAGCGCTCTCTTTCCTACAAAATATACAAGAGCTCATTCAAGGCGAACAAGAGCTCGCCAATGCAGCGAAAGATCTCTCCTCTTTATCAGTGTTGGAAGAGGTTGAATCGACGGATAGCGAAAGCGTTCTAGCTTATAGCAATGCTAATCTCAGTGACTTGGAAGCTCTG ACATGTGGTATCCTTGACATTATGGACCGGTCGACAATTGACGACTTACTTAGTCGCTGGATTAGTGGAAATATTTCAGTCACGAGCAGTAGCGCCGCTCTACTATACCTTGTGCTTGCATATGCGGCGCAGGTGCGCAGCGAATCTGCACAGGACACTCATCGATCACAATCATTCTTCTATCATGGTCGACGAATCGCGCTTATAGAGCTGACGGAGTATCCTACCATGGAAACTGCCCAAGCTTTCACGTTGATAAGTTTGTATATGCTTGGCTGTTGTCGGCGCGATGGAGCGTATTTGAACCTGGGTATTGCGATTAGTGCAGCAAAATCTCTGGGATATCATCGACCAGAAGCTGCTTTCTCTCAGTGTGAAGAGGATAAACGGTTAAG GAAGCGAATATGGCGTACTTTGTGCTATCacgatttatttttttgcgcAATGATGGGCCGCGCCCCATTGACATCTGATACAGACTCATCAGAAGAGCGAGACACGCAGCGACCTGACCCGAGCCACCCCGATAAATGTCAGCAACTTGGACTTTACGAATCGGCGCGAGCTTTTTCCATTCTAAAACAAACAGTGCTAGAAATATACACAAAACATTCAGCACCGCTACAGTTGCTTCAAAATCTTTCTCGACAGCTTCGTGAAATGGGAACAGAGCTACCTATTGAACTTCGCAGTATCAATCCTTCCGCATTTCCAGAGCATAAATGTCCCAAGACTAGGCAGCTCATAATAAGGAATGCTAGTGTCGCCTGCAGTTATTATTTCAGTATGATGCTGCTGACAAGACCATTTCTCATCGCCTGTATCAGGGCTAAATATGATAAATCGCCAGGGGCGCCTCAAAGCTGCGAGCAGCGTGCCAGTCATGAAGATTCCTCGAAGGCTGACACCAGTATTATATTTGGTGCTATGACCTCATATGACACTGCTCTCAAGGCAATCCGGCTTCTTCATGAGCTGTATCTGTCTGGGATACTCTACAATAATATGCCTCTTGTTGT TGCATGGGTATTTGTGTCGGCATTAACCGTTTGCGCCGCCTACTTCGGCCGGTTAGGCGATGCAACAGAATGCGAACTTGCAATTTACAAAGCAAGTGAGGTGTTGCAACATTTCATGGGACACAGCCCACAGGCAAAACAGTATGATCTTATTTTGAAAAGGCTTTCCCGGGTTGCATTAGGGTGCATAAGTGCGTCGGGAAATCAACTTCGCAGCAATGAAGGGCTATTTTGGTCCGACTTATTTAGGTTAACCCCAGCGCATCTTTATCACTTtaaggacgaggaagagttTCTTGGTTTGAGTGCTGGCATACAAAACGGATTGGCCTTACCAGAAGGAAGTTGCCCCGTCGCATCAATATCTAGCCCGCCGCAGTGCGCCACGCGCCTACATCCTCATTTGGATgacattttttattttccagATGGGGCTTATAAAGATTTTTCTAATTACATTCTCATGGCTGAGGGCCTACTTTTGGAACAAGagaattcttttttttaa